TCGACATATATATTAGTAATGTATATATATATGTAGACATCAGTATGTCTTTGTGATATTATTAATAGAACCTGACTCGGGAGAAGGAATATGAAAAGGAAAACGAAGCTCATTCGGGAGCAGCTTGATAAGACTCTGCGAAAATTCGAACCGCTGAGGGATTCAACACCTCCCGTCAAAGGCTGGATCCGTGCCATTAGAGATGCCTTGGGTATGAACGGAAGGCAACTCGCCGATCGACTTGGTGAACACCGATCACGCACGAAGCAAATTGAGGAGCAGGAGATAACCGGATCGCTTACCTTTAACACTATACGGAAGATCGCCGAAGCGCTGGACTGTGTTTTCGTTTACGGTCTTGTTCCCAGAACAAGCCTTGAAGAGACTGTTAGTGATCAGGCAAAGCAAATTGCTCTTGAACGCCTTGCGAGAGCCTCTCATACAATGAAGCTTGAGAATCAGGCACTCAGTGAAAAAGAGAATAGTGCTATCCTGTTCGATATGATCAGAGAAATTATTGATGAGCTTCCATCAAATCTCTGGGATGTATAATGCCGGATTTTGACTATCCTGAAGGAGCCACCCCCATTTATCCAGACGAAGCAGAAGGCCTGCTTCTCACGCATATAACCACACGTGGTGAATTGGACCGATGGGAGCAGGACAA
The Candidatus Aegiribacteria sp. genome window above contains:
- a CDS encoding mobile mystery protein A encodes the protein MKRKTKLIREQLDKTLRKFEPLRDSTPPVKGWIRAIRDALGMNGRQLADRLGEHRSRTKQIEEQEITGSLTFNTIRKIAEALDCVFVYGLVPRTSLEETVSDQAKQIALERLARASHTMKLENQALSEKENSAILFDMIREIIDELPSNLWDV